Genomic DNA from Pirellulales bacterium:
GCATCGCCGCCGCATTCACGATCGAGCAATTCGCGACGGGCCTGACCGTGCAGGTCGCAGGCTTTCAGGAAAATCCGTTTCACGCGGTCGTAATCGTCGCCGCTCACGTCTTTTCTTCCTCGGCCAGCTCGCGCCGCAGCCAGGCGCGGATGATTTTCCACTCGTTCTCGACGGTCCGTTTCGAAACGCCCAGCACTTCGGCCACCTCTTCCACCGACAGGCCTCCAAAGAAGCGTAGCTCGACGATGCGGGCCTGGCGCGGATCCTGCTTGGCCAGTTTGTCGATTGCTTCGTCGACGGCCAACAGGTCGGCGTCGCGCTGGGGCGACAGCAGCAACTGCTCGTCCAGCGTCACGCGCTGCCACCCGCCGCCGCGCTTGGTGCGATGTCGGGCCCGGGCGTGGTCCACCAGGATGCGGCGCATGGCCTGCGCGCCGACGGCAAAGAAGTGCGTGCGCCCCTGCCAGTTCACGCGCGTTTGATCGATCAGCTTGAGATACGCCTCATGGACCAGCGCCGTCGGCTGCAGCGTGATGGCCCGCGTCTCCTGACGCAAGTAGTCGTCGGCCAGGCGGCGAAATTCGTCGTAAACCAGCGGCATCAACTGCTCGGCAACATGCGGATCGCCGGCGGCGAGCGCATTGACCATCCGCGTGGCGTCTGGCGAAGACGATCCCGTCATCGGTTGACCTTCGATACCGCAAGCCGTGGGCGAAACGACAGCTTCGATTGTACTTGAGCGGCCAGCGTATGGCGGCGCTTCCCTGCACGGACTTTTTACACTCCGGGCCGTGTGAGAATTCATCGACTTTGACGATTCCCCGTCGGACGTCGCCT
This window encodes:
- a CDS encoding sigma-70 family RNA polymerase sigma factor, with product MTGSSSPDATRMVNALAAGDPHVAEQLMPLVYDEFRRLADDYLRQETRAITLQPTALVHEAYLKLIDQTRVNWQGRTHFFAVGAQAMRRILVDHARARHRTKRGGGWQRVTLDEQLLLSPQRDADLLAVDEAIDKLAKQDPRQARIVELRFFGGLSVEEVAEVLGVSKRTVENEWKIIRAWLRRELAEEEKT